In Francisella hispaniensis FSC454, a genomic segment contains:
- a CDS encoding sulfite exporter TauE/SafE family protein: MLFIVLIFLITLLSGFVSGIFGGGSGLINVPGFYLLLHYFYPLNDHLMQVAIASAVSSGVLVGILATFKQHKYKQICYDTLRWSLFSILLGGVLGVFLVNVIKSNDLKIVFSILLIIMATWMWRKTKKALKVWQAPLILKTLSAFFAGMCTMLSGISVFFIPLLIKCGLDIRKAIGTSTIITFFISLVMSIFFISFGWHASNLPPFCIGYLNLIIFLAGLIPSLIGVNIGVKVTALFSHKHLQTIYILMMFIIAIVMIV, translated from the coding sequence ATTTTATTTATCGTACTAATCTTCTTAATAACTCTACTATCAGGCTTTGTTTCAGGTATTTTTGGTGGAGGTTCGGGACTTATTAATGTACCGGGTTTTTATTTACTTTTACATTATTTTTACCCATTAAATGATCACTTAATGCAAGTAGCTATTGCCTCAGCTGTCAGCTCCGGTGTGTTAGTGGGTATACTCGCAACTTTCAAACAACATAAATACAAGCAAATTTGTTATGACACCTTACGATGGTCTCTTTTTAGCATACTTTTAGGTGGAGTTTTAGGTGTCTTTTTAGTAAATGTAATTAAAAGTAATGATCTAAAAATCGTATTTTCAATACTTCTTATTATTATGGCAACTTGGATGTGGCGTAAAACTAAAAAAGCTCTAAAAGTTTGGCAAGCTCCATTAATATTAAAAACCTTAAGTGCTTTTTTTGCAGGTATGTGTACTATGCTATCTGGAATATCAGTATTTTTCATACCATTATTGATAAAATGTGGCTTAGATATCCGTAAAGCTATCGGCACATCTACAATTATTACATTCTTTATAAGCTTAGTAATGTCTATCTTTTTTATATCATTTGGCTGGCATGCATCTAATTTACCACCATTTTGCATTGGCTATTTAAATCTAATAATTTTTTTAGCAGGTCTTATACCTAGTTTAATAGGTGTAAATATTGGTGTTAAAGTAACAGCTTTATTCTCTCATAAACATTTGCAAACTATATATATTTTAATGATGTTTATTATAGCTATAGTCATGATTGTTTAG